The following proteins are encoded in a genomic region of Paenibacillus sp. FSL R7-0273:
- the glgD gene encoding glucose-1-phosphate adenylyltransferase subunit GlgD, producing the protein MKELMGVINLDHELDKLNELTYFRCGAAVPFASRYRLIDFVLSNMMRAELESVGLFVRRKYRSLMDHLGDGKSWDMNRKHGGLFILPPDWNDPTDTSIGDLQHYHNNLDFFKRASAKYIVFSGSQHINTVDLQDVFQYHLEKGADVTLVYKATDQLQPEHDPCLRLELNEDNIVTEIHQEKHHPNVYLDIFIMEKKLFLEQVEYCIAHGESFFFRDVIQKNRANFKIAGYEYKGYHAVINSLESYYKNSLELLKQENYLGLFKENPVQTKIKYEAPTRYLDSANVTNSLVANGCIIGGTVENSVIFRGVQIREGARIVNSVIMQKCVIEANAVIENVIMDKDVHLSKDRILVGDSKRPFVIAKSSKI; encoded by the coding sequence ATCGATTTCGTGCTGTCGAATATGATGAGAGCGGAGCTGGAGAGTGTCGGGCTGTTTGTCCGCCGCAAATACCGTTCGCTGATGGACCATCTCGGTGACGGCAAGTCCTGGGATATGAACCGCAAGCACGGGGGGCTGTTCATTCTGCCGCCTGACTGGAACGATCCGACGGATACATCTATCGGCGACCTGCAGCATTATCACAATAACCTCGATTTTTTCAAAAGAGCATCCGCCAAATACATTGTTTTCTCGGGAAGCCAGCATATTAATACGGTTGATCTGCAGGATGTCTTCCAGTACCATCTGGAAAAGGGGGCTGATGTCACGCTCGTCTACAAGGCGACCGATCAGCTTCAGCCTGAGCATGACCCCTGCCTGCGGCTTGAATTAAATGAGGATAATATCGTTACCGAGATTCATCAGGAGAAGCATCATCCCAATGTGTATCTTGATATTTTCATCATGGAAAAGAAATTATTCCTGGAGCAGGTGGAGTACTGCATTGCGCACGGGGAGAGCTTCTTCTTCCGTGATGTGATTCAGAAGAACCGGGCCAACTTCAAAATTGCCGGCTATGAATATAAGGGCTATCATGCCGTTATCAATTCACTGGAGAGCTATTACAAGAATAGTCTTGAGCTTCTTAAACAGGAGAATTATCTGGGTCTGTTCAAAGAAAACCCGGTGCAGACCAAGATCAAATATGAAGCGCCCACCCGCTATCTGGACAGCGCGAACGTCACTAATTCCCTGGTGGCCAACGGCTGTATTATCGGCGGAACCGTCGAGAACAGCGTGATTTTCCGGGGCGTGCAGATCCGTGAGGGTGCGAGAATCGTCAATTCGGTCATTATGCAGAAATGTGTGATTGAAGCGAATGCGGTAATTGAAAATGTAATTATGGATAAGGACGTGCATCTCAGCAAGGACCGGATACTCGTCGGGGATAGCAAGCGTCCGTTTGTCATCGCCAAGAGCAGCAAAATTTAA
- a CDS encoding glycogen/starch/alpha-glucan phosphorylase, with translation MFNDKESFKKVFRETLISKLGKPLEEASNGEVYKILGNMIRENAGKNWADTNHKYKISQEKQVYYFSMEFLIGRLLGNNLLNMGVLEVVRDGLQELGFDLREVEEEEADAGLGNGGLGRLAACFLDSLASLQYAGHGCGIRYKYGLFEQKIVDGYQVELPDYWLQNDNVWEVRREDKQVEVRFWGGIETREENGELKFEHRDYEAVRAVPYDVPVIGADRKHVNTLRNWSAESITPASRMSGSLAGSDYHKFLEYKRSVESISEFLYPDDSQYEGKLLRLKQQYFLCSAGVQSILRTFSKTGAPIEALPDKVALHINDTHPTLLIPELMRILMDEHGLGWNTAWDMTTRMVSYTNHTILSEALEKWPMNMVKELLPRIFLIIEEINARFCGELMSKYPGDQNRINQMAIIHDDQVRMANLAIVASHSVNGVAALHTEILQKREMRLFNEMYPHRFNNKTNGITHRRWLMHANPELTSLINDSIGTRWIHQPQEMIGLIKYSEDASFQEQVAAIKRRNKLRLAEYITKKHGVQVDPDSIFDVQVKRLHAYKRQLLNILHIMHLYNQLKDNPSMDMVPRTFIFGAKAAPSYHLAKRIIKLINTVADVVNKDPDIKGKIRIFFLENYSVSLAEKIIPAADVSEQISTASKEASGTGNMKFMMNGALTIGTMDGANVEMHEMVGDSNMFLFGLRAEQVMDYHQFGGYHSRDIYYGDGRVKEVLDQLVTPGPICCNTQEFDTLYQSLLDNNDEFFVLKDFAGYVETHVKIDLAYRNQREWLKKSIVNIGHSGKFSSDNTISRYAAEIWRINPVR, from the coding sequence TTGTTTAACGACAAAGAAAGCTTCAAGAAGGTATTCCGCGAGACACTGATCAGTAAACTCGGCAAGCCGCTGGAAGAAGCATCGAATGGTGAAGTGTACAAGATTTTGGGCAATATGATCCGTGAGAATGCAGGGAAGAACTGGGCTGATACAAACCACAAATACAAGATCAGCCAGGAGAAGCAGGTCTATTACTTCTCAATGGAATTTCTGATCGGCAGGCTGCTTGGCAATAACCTGCTGAATATGGGTGTGCTGGAGGTAGTGCGCGATGGTCTGCAGGAGCTGGGCTTCGATCTGCGCGAGGTAGAGGAGGAAGAAGCGGATGCGGGGCTGGGCAATGGCGGCCTCGGCCGGCTGGCTGCCTGTTTTCTCGATTCACTCGCCTCCCTGCAGTATGCGGGACATGGCTGCGGCATCCGTTACAAATACGGGTTGTTTGAGCAAAAGATCGTAGACGGCTATCAGGTAGAGCTGCCTGACTACTGGCTGCAGAACGACAATGTATGGGAAGTGCGCCGGGAAGACAAACAGGTGGAGGTCCGTTTCTGGGGCGGGATTGAGACCCGTGAAGAAAACGGCGAGCTGAAATTTGAGCATAGGGATTATGAAGCGGTACGCGCAGTGCCTTACGATGTTCCGGTGATCGGCGCTGACCGCAAGCATGTTAATACGCTGCGCAACTGGAGTGCCGAGTCGATTACCCCGGCTTCCCGGATGTCCGGCTCGCTGGCCGGCTCGGATTATCACAAGTTCCTGGAGTATAAACGCTCCGTGGAATCCATTTCTGAATTCCTGTACCCGGATGACTCGCAGTATGAGGGCAAGCTGCTCCGGCTGAAGCAGCAGTACTTCCTGTGCAGTGCAGGCGTACAGAGTATTCTGCGCACCTTCAGCAAGACCGGAGCGCCGATTGAAGCATTGCCGGACAAAGTAGCGCTCCATATCAATGATACCCACCCGACCCTGCTGATTCCCGAGCTGATGCGGATTCTGATGGATGAGCACGGCCTCGGCTGGAACACAGCCTGGGATATGACGACCCGTATGGTTTCGTATACGAATCATACGATCCTCAGCGAAGCGCTTGAGAAATGGCCGATGAATATGGTCAAGGAGCTGCTGCCGCGGATTTTCCTGATTATCGAGGAGATCAATGCCCGGTTTTGCGGTGAGCTGATGAGCAAATACCCCGGCGACCAGAACCGGATTAACCAGATGGCGATCATTCATGATGATCAGGTTCGGATGGCGAACCTTGCGATTGTGGCCAGCCACAGTGTTAACGGGGTAGCCGCACTGCATACCGAAATTTTGCAGAAGCGTGAAATGCGCTTGTTCAATGAGATGTATCCGCACCGGTTCAATAACAAAACAAATGGCATCACACACCGCCGCTGGCTGATGCATGCCAATCCTGAGCTTACCAGTCTGATCAATGATTCGATCGGTACACGCTGGATTCATCAGCCGCAGGAGATGATCGGGCTGATTAAATATAGTGAGGATGCCTCCTTCCAGGAGCAGGTTGCGGCGATCAAACGGCGCAATAAGCTGCGGCTGGCCGAGTACATCACGAAGAAGCACGGCGTTCAGGTTGACCCGGATTCAATCTTTGACGTGCAGGTCAAGCGGCTGCATGCCTATAAGCGCCAGCTGCTGAACATTCTGCATATTATGCACCTGTATAACCAGCTGAAGGATAACCCGTCTATGGATATGGTACCGCGTACCTTTATCTTCGGGGCGAAGGCGGCGCCAAGCTATCATCTGGCGAAGCGGATCATCAAGCTGATTAACACGGTAGCTGATGTTGTGAACAAGGACCCTGATATTAAAGGAAAGATCCGCATCTTCTTCCTGGAGAACTATTCAGTCTCGCTGGCAGAGAAGATTATTCCGGCAGCTGATGTCAGTGAACAGATCTCTACAGCAAGTAAGGAAGCCTCCGGTACCGGGAATATGAAATTCATGATGAACGGTGCACTGACTATCGGTACGATGGACGGGGCAAATGTGGAGATGCATGAAATGGTCGGTGACAGCAATATGTTCCTGTTCGGGCTGCGGGCGGAGCAGGTCATGGATTATCATCAGTTCGGCGGCTATCATTCCCGCGATATCTATTATGGCGACGGGCGTGTTAAGGAAGTGCTGGACCAGCTGGTAACGCCTGGGCCAATCTGCTGCAATACCCAGGAATTTGATACACTGTACCAGTCGCTGCTCGATAATAATGACGAATTTTTTGTGCTTAAGGATTTTGCCGGCTATGTAGAGACACACGTCAAAATCGACCTTGCCTACCGCAATCAGCGTGAATGGCTGAAGAAGTCGATTGTCAACATCGGGCACTCCGGCAAATTCTCCAGCGACAATACGATCAGCCGCTATGCGGCTGAAATCTGGAGAATCAATCCGGTCAGATAA
- a CDS encoding ABC transporter permease translates to MAAKHHEGRAGGTGYAFPTGPCLFRRRLFSHWREQTAIIRTAVDWTVLLYLIIPGGLLGGRFYYGFWSGEMPGWVSVIPFILIPLALAVLLLTGGMVLLLQEGDLLFLRQRQNWIRSILLRGVIYSLTVTALKIAAVYAVLLPFIIRGYGLSPSAAGALLLLTVAAGWSIKLLGHIVRVQLQGFRRWLWLLPAATVPSGLYVWLALQWKDKPLLLLAAAALYTAVTVWTLRYRLLLQGTFLSDVREDYKQRMRIAGLLLRGVLDKPRPTRYKPWIFRRSQPLLSSRQPEGRFTAAGIKALVRNPGHLKLYLSFTGVSTTALLIAPAFLKWILLAVLTLLMCYWLSSFWLLFAGDDYIGILPFSKKQKAEAGSKAMQIMAVPYAVLCSAAVCIPLYGWWGLLLFAPLGYGIGSFVARMYSTIRLTEH, encoded by the coding sequence ATGGCTGCGAAGCATCATGAAGGCCGTGCAGGTGGTACCGGCTATGCCTTTCCTACCGGACCGTGCCTCTTCCGCCGGCGTCTGTTCTCCCATTGGCGGGAGCAGACGGCTATTATCCGGACAGCGGTGGACTGGACGGTCCTGCTCTATTTAATCATTCCCGGAGGCCTGCTGGGCGGCCGCTTCTATTACGGCTTCTGGTCCGGGGAGATGCCTGGATGGGTATCGGTAATCCCGTTTATACTCATCCCGCTTGCGCTGGCAGTACTGCTGCTGACCGGCGGGATGGTCCTGCTGCTGCAGGAGGGGGATCTGCTGTTTCTCAGGCAGCGGCAGAACTGGATTAGAAGCATTCTGCTGCGCGGAGTAATCTACAGCCTGACCGTGACAGCGCTCAAAATAGCCGCAGTGTATGCGGTCCTGCTTCCTTTTATCATACGCGGCTACGGGCTTAGCCCGTCAGCAGCCGGAGCGCTGCTGCTGTTGACGGTTGCTGCCGGCTGGAGCATTAAGCTGCTGGGACATATCGTCAGGGTGCAGCTCCAGGGCTTCCGCCGCTGGCTGTGGCTGCTTCCGGCTGCTACGGTGCCGTCCGGGCTATATGTATGGCTGGCGCTGCAATGGAAGGACAAGCCATTGCTGCTCCTGGCTGCAGCTGCCTTATATACAGCAGTAACGGTCTGGACTCTCCGTTACCGTCTCCTGCTGCAGGGGACCTTTCTCAGTGATGTGCGTGAGGATTATAAGCAACGGATGAGAATCGCCGGCCTGCTGCTGCGCGGTGTGCTGGATAAGCCGCGTCCGACCAGGTACAAGCCTTGGATTTTCCGCAGATCACAGCCGCTGTTATCATCAAGGCAGCCTGAAGGCCGTTTTACGGCGGCAGGGATAAAGGCGCTGGTCCGCAATCCGGGTCATCTGAAGCTGTATTTATCGTTTACAGGCGTATCAACGACTGCACTCCTTATTGCTCCTGCTTTTCTGAAGTGGATCCTGCTAGCCGTTCTAACGCTCTTAATGTGCTATTGGCTAAGCTCCTTCTGGCTGCTCTTTGCCGGAGACGATTACATCGGCATTCTCCCGTTCAGCAAGAAGCAAAAGGCGGAGGCCGGCTCAAAGGCTATGCAGATTATGGCTGTTCCATATGCAGTGCTGTGCTCGGCAGCGGTATGTATTCCGCTGTACGGCTGGTGGGGGCTGCTGCTGTTTGCCCCGCTCGGCTACGGCATCGGCTCATTTGTTGCCCGGATGTACAGCACGATCCGGCTTACGGAGCATTAG
- a CDS encoding ABC transporter ATP-binding protein, which translates to MEELQEIEEEREIVLDVDIEEAGYEAGDMRIADISFQVRRGELLGLIGPNGAGKSTTIKTLLGLLKHAKAKVTIGGANKSYAYVPEQPVFYEDLTLWEHLDLAAAAYGLPYEQFETAAEKLLVQFGMGHVRDDLPAGFSKGMKQKMMLMLGFLVQPDVYIVDEPFIGLDPRATKDFLRLLEAERQRGAGVLMSTHVLDTAEKICDSFVLISGGEIAATGTLEEIRDIADLPEGSLFDCFDELT; encoded by the coding sequence ATGGAAGAATTACAGGAGATTGAGGAAGAACGGGAGATCGTTCTGGATGTAGATATCGAGGAGGCCGGATACGAGGCCGGGGATATGCGGATAGCTGATATTTCCTTTCAGGTCCGGCGGGGTGAGCTGCTGGGACTGATCGGACCGAACGGTGCCGGTAAAAGCACGACCATTAAAACCCTGCTCGGCCTGCTAAAGCATGCCAAAGCCAAAGTGACAATTGGCGGAGCGAATAAATCGTATGCATATGTGCCGGAGCAGCCGGTATTTTATGAGGATCTGACGCTTTGGGAGCATTTGGATCTGGCTGCTGCGGCCTATGGACTGCCCTATGAGCAGTTTGAAACGGCTGCAGAGAAGCTGCTGGTGCAGTTCGGAATGGGACATGTGCGCGATGACCTTCCGGCGGGCTTCTCCAAGGGCATGAAGCAAAAAATGATGCTGATGCTCGGCTTTCTTGTTCAGCCTGACGTCTATATCGTGGACGAGCCGTTTATCGGGCTGGACCCCAGGGCTACCAAGGACTTTTTGCGTCTGCTGGAAGCTGAGCGGCAGCGGGGTGCAGGTGTGCTTATGTCTACACATGTACTGGATACGGCTGAGAAAATCTGCGACAGCTTCGTGCTGATCTCCGGCGGTGAAATAGCGGCAACAGGCACGCTGGAGGAAATCCGGGATATCGCCGATTTGCCGGAGGGGTCGTTGTTTGATTGCTTCGACGAGCTGACATGA
- a CDS encoding GAF domain-containing protein, with translation MFQAMPYDGTRSERFEAVLSQLAALIEGEPSAVANLANASALLKFSMPDTNWAGFYLFDGKELVLGPFQGLPACIRIPLGRGVCGTSAAERRTLVVDDVHAFPGHIACDAASNSEIVVPLIKDDQLLGVLDIDSPLKHRFDDEERRFLERFAAKIAEVM, from the coding sequence ATGTTTCAGGCAATGCCCTATGACGGCACACGCAGTGAACGGTTCGAAGCCGTACTGTCACAGCTTGCCGCACTGATCGAGGGTGAGCCGAGTGCAGTTGCCAATCTGGCAAATGCTTCGGCGCTGCTCAAATTCTCTATGCCGGATACCAACTGGGCCGGATTCTACTTATTTGACGGCAAGGAGCTTGTCCTCGGACCGTTTCAGGGGCTTCCGGCATGCATCCGTATACCGCTGGGCCGCGGAGTCTGCGGAACGTCTGCTGCAGAGCGCCGGACGCTTGTGGTTGACGATGTCCACGCCTTCCCGGGACATATCGCCTGCGATGCCGCATCGAACAGCGAGATTGTCGTCCCGCTGATCAAGGATGATCAGCTTCTCGGTGTGCTTGATATTGACAGCCCGCTCAAGCACCGGTTTGATGACGAGGAGCGGCGCTTTCTTGAGCGATTTGCAGCCAAGATTGCCGAAGTAATGTAA
- a CDS encoding MarR family winged helix-turn-helix transcriptional regulator, whose protein sequence is MIQSYERDTQLTLHLYRVFAKSFKSINEHAVTGSKIEGFNPTAFAVMEVLYYKGPQPIQQIGAKLLLQSGNVTYVIDKLEERGYLQRKPCANDRRVIFAELTAEGEQLMSEMYPKYSERLHLAFSGLNDEEKEQMIVLLKKMGLQAEKLSPLPRK, encoded by the coding sequence ATGATACAATCCTATGAACGCGACACTCAGTTAACACTGCATTTGTACCGGGTATTTGCCAAGTCTTTCAAGAGTATTAACGAGCATGCCGTTACCGGAAGCAAGATTGAGGGATTTAATCCTACAGCCTTTGCCGTCATGGAGGTTCTATATTACAAGGGGCCTCAGCCGATTCAACAGATCGGAGCCAAGCTGCTGCTGCAGAGCGGCAATGTCACTTACGTCATTGATAAGCTTGAAGAACGCGGCTACCTGCAGCGCAAGCCTTGTGCCAATGACCGCCGTGTGATCTTTGCTGAATTAACAGCTGAAGGCGAGCAGCTAATGAGTGAAATGTATCCGAAATACTCGGAGCGCCTGCACCTGGCCTTCAGCGGACTGAATGATGAAGAGAAGGAACAGATGATTGTCCTGCTCAAGAAGATGGGCCTGCAGGCTGAGAAGCTCTCACCGCTGCCCCGTAAATAA
- a CDS encoding GNAT family N-acetyltransferase, whose amino-acid sequence MYISGGVTPVLRGARMELHAIDVSHAAALYEIWTHPAVGRWLEAPPLASPADAEQLIGLLLQMSREEESLRWSIVLPDGRIIGSCGYNQWQLAGAYRGEIGCELSPDCWGQGYMREALELILDFGFRTMGLNRIEALCHPGNTRAAGLFSALGFLQEGLLRQYRHTGTGFQDAVLFALLRSDRPISRLGI is encoded by the coding sequence GTGTATATTAGCGGCGGGGTAACCCCGGTACTGCGCGGAGCCAGAATGGAGCTGCACGCTATTGATGTATCTCATGCAGCAGCCTTGTATGAGATTTGGACCCATCCGGCGGTCGGCCGCTGGCTGGAAGCCCCGCCGCTGGCCTCGCCCGCTGATGCGGAGCAGCTGATCGGGCTGCTGCTGCAAATGTCCAGGGAAGAAGAAAGCCTGCGCTGGAGTATCGTTCTTCCGGACGGGAGGATCATCGGCAGCTGCGGCTATAACCAGTGGCAGCTGGCCGGAGCATACCGGGGAGAAATCGGCTGTGAGCTGTCACCAGATTGTTGGGGACAGGGTTATATGAGGGAGGCACTGGAGCTTATACTCGATTTTGGCTTCCGCACGATGGGGTTAAACCGGATTGAAGCGTTATGCCATCCCGGCAACACAAGGGCAGCCGGGCTGTTTAGTGCGCTGGGCTTTTTGCAGGAAGGGCTGCTGCGCCAATACAGGCATACCGGTACCGGCTTTCAGGATGCGGTATTGTTTGCCCTGCTGCGCAGTGACAGACCGATTAGCCGCTTAGGGATTTAG
- a CDS encoding MFS transporter, with product MMEPNKAASADEKLTANRPFMLLIAAQLISNIGDWLHFLALLTMVGLKWQASPWEITAISMCMAVPMLLGGPLAGYLSDTLDRKAIMIGSDLIRAGLVACLVFAGSLWQVYLLLIAKGMMDVLFSPAKSGKLKELVPSSQMDRAVALSSSIEQITKIIGPAFGGLLVAAFGISACYLLDSATYLLSAAILLAVPRAGQYKTARSTEAAQQLPDRAPFLLEAGAGLRLITGMPAILGGLVMLVTVLLVLQMADSQTVTLFRDIPGISGDMLGWCLAASGLGTLLSALAISRTGRRPLISMSAGAILMGSVFAAAALVTAHGEAGLWMNIILFSSFAAAGAGAGLVFIPFYAMLQRRTPEAYTGRVFGTVNSLTSAAAILGPVAGGALVTASGAVPAFILSGVLSALLGLAMLLLSGRIETRDRAAGIEPQVMFEVSRP from the coding sequence ATGATGGAACCAAACAAGGCAGCGTCGGCGGATGAAAAGCTGACCGCTAACCGGCCGTTTATGCTGCTGATTGCTGCACAGCTGATTTCTAATATAGGCGATTGGCTGCATTTCCTTGCCCTGCTGACTATGGTCGGGCTGAAATGGCAGGCTAGTCCTTGGGAGATTACGGCGATTTCAATGTGTATGGCGGTACCCATGCTGCTTGGGGGACCGTTGGCAGGGTATCTGAGCGATACCCTTGACCGAAAGGCTATCATGATCGGTTCGGACCTTATCCGTGCCGGACTTGTAGCCTGTCTTGTATTTGCCGGCTCCCTGTGGCAGGTTTACCTGCTGCTCATAGCCAAGGGCATGATGGATGTCCTGTTCTCTCCGGCGAAAAGCGGCAAGCTCAAGGAGCTTGTTCCCTCCAGCCAAATGGACCGTGCTGTTGCTTTGAGCTCATCAATTGAGCAGATCACCAAGATCATCGGCCCGGCCTTCGGAGGCCTGCTTGTTGCGGCGTTCGGAATTTCAGCCTGCTATCTGCTGGACTCAGCTACCTATCTGCTCTCTGCCGCCATCCTGCTGGCGGTGCCGCGCGCAGGACAGTACAAGACAGCCAGATCAACGGAAGCAGCCCAGCAATTGCCGGACCGCGCACCCTTTCTTCTGGAGGCAGGCGCCGGTCTCCGGCTGATTACCGGAATGCCTGCTATACTGGGCGGGCTTGTCATGCTGGTGACAGTACTGCTGGTGCTGCAGATGGCTGATTCCCAGACGGTAACACTGTTCCGGGACATTCCCGGCATCAGCGGCGATATGCTTGGCTGGTGCCTGGCTGCCAGCGGACTTGGAACACTGCTGTCAGCGCTTGCCATAAGCCGCACCGGCAGGCGGCCGCTAATCTCGATGAGCGCAGGCGCCATCCTTATGGGCTCTGTATTTGCCGCCGCTGCACTGGTTACTGCCCACGGGGAGGCAGGATTGTGGATGAACATTATATTATTCAGCTCGTTTGCGGCAGCGGGGGCAGGGGCGGGGCTTGTGTTTATTCCATTTTATGCAATGCTGCAGCGGCGGACACCGGAAGCTTATACAGGGAGGGTGTTCGGAACGGTGAATAGCCTGACCAGCGCTGCTGCTATTCTCGGACCTGTGGCGGGCGGGGCACTTGTAACAGCTTCCGGGGCTGTTCCTGCTTTTATCTTATCCGGTGTGTTATCAGCACTGCTTGGCCTTGCCATGCTGCTGCTGAGCGGGCGGATCGAGACCAGGGACAGGGCCGCCGGAATAGAGCCTCAAGTAATGTTTGAAGTCTCCCGGCCATAA
- a CDS encoding MDR family MFS transporter, whose product MSTPGARERKLILTGVLLATFLAAIEGTVTGPAGPAIVGDFQGIQWLSWIFTAYLLTMAVTTPIFGKLSDLIGRKPVFMGGAAVFLLGSLLCGISQSMGQLIVFRAIQGIGAGALIPVTFTIIGDIYSIKERAKTQGLLSSVWGISSLVGPLLGGYVVDYLSWRWVFVFNLPFGLLSILFIARYLKEEKVKRTAKIDVAGVLLFAAGVSALLFALTADGQNLAWTSPLLIGLLVTAVILLGIFLVVERRAPEPMLPLSLFSIRNIAVSTGANLLVSTLIIGLSTYIPLWVQGVFGKSAALSGLLLAPMSVGWTVGSIAGGRMILRAGSRRTGMLGLSLIAAGSVGLAFMTAGTSQLMLVVLMLFCGVGFGYASTVFTIIAQSSVGHEQRGASTALNTFTRSLGQTVGVAVFGSWLNLSIARQLAAQPGTEVSGADISSLLNPHGSSTLTGDAWNSLHGALEGGLHSLFIIMAVLAVLSLIISSGLRQGLPSLGEEIKQVKEA is encoded by the coding sequence TTGAGTACACCAGGAGCAAGAGAGCGCAAGCTTATATTAACAGGAGTTCTGCTGGCCACCTTTTTGGCTGCCATCGAGGGAACCGTTACCGGCCCGGCCGGACCGGCAATCGTCGGTGATTTTCAGGGCATCCAGTGGCTAAGCTGGATTTTTACTGCCTATTTGCTGACGATGGCTGTTACAACGCCGATATTCGGCAAGCTGAGCGATCTGATCGGCCGTAAGCCGGTCTTTATGGGGGGAGCGGCTGTTTTCCTGCTGGGTTCCCTGCTGTGCGGGATTTCGCAGAGCATGGGGCAGCTGATCGTGTTCCGGGCCATTCAGGGTATCGGGGCTGGCGCGCTTATTCCGGTGACCTTTACGATTATCGGAGATATATACAGCATTAAGGAGCGTGCCAAGACACAGGGGCTGCTGAGCTCCGTCTGGGGAATTTCCTCGCTTGTGGGTCCGCTGCTGGGCGGTTATGTGGTTGATTATCTGAGCTGGCGCTGGGTGTTTGTATTTAATCTCCCCTTTGGCCTGCTGTCGATTCTATTTATCGCCCGTTACCTGAAGGAAGAAAAGGTAAAACGCACGGCGAAGATTGATGTGGCCGGGGTGCTGCTGTTCGCGGCAGGTGTAAGTGCGCTGCTGTTTGCCCTTACTGCAGACGGGCAGAATCTGGCATGGACCTCTCCGCTGCTGATTGGCCTGCTGGTTACAGCGGTTATTTTACTGGGGATATTCCTCGTTGTGGAACGCCGCGCACCGGAGCCGATGCTTCCGCTGTCCCTGTTCTCCATCCGTAATATTGCCGTGTCGACGGGAGCCAATCTGCTGGTCAGCACTTTAATTATAGGCCTGTCCACCTATATACCGTTGTGGGTGCAGGGGGTGTTCGGCAAAAGCGCGGCGCTCTCCGGTCTGCTGCTGGCCCCGATGTCTGTCGGCTGGACGGTTGGCTCCATTGCCGGAGGCCGGATGATTCTGCGCGCCGGCTCGCGCCGGACAGGCATGCTGGGATTATCCCTTATTGCCGCAGGTTCGGTTGGACTTGCGTTCATGACTGCAGGTACCTCACAGCTGATGCTTGTGGTTCTCATGCTGTTCTGCGGCGTTGGATTCGGTTATGCATCTACTGTATTCACCATTATTGCCCAGTCCTCCGTCGGGCATGAGCAGCGCGGCGCCTCGACAGCGCTGAATACCTTCACGCGCTCACTCGGTCAGACGGTCGGAGTCGCGGTGTTCGGCTCCTGGCTGAATCTGAGCATCGCCAGGCAGCTGGCAGCTCAGCCGGGGACTGAGGTTAGCGGAGCTGATATCAGCAGCCTGCTGAACCCGCACGGCAGCAGCACACTGACCGGCGATGCCTGGAACAGCCTGCACGGAGCGCTGGAGGGAGGCCTGCATTCCCTGTTTATCATAATGGCTGTATTGGCTGTCCTGTCACTGATTATATCCTCGGGCTTGCGCCAGGGCCTGCCTTCGCTGGGTGAGGAGATTAAACAGGTGAAGGAAGCATAG